The following is a genomic window from Episyrphus balteatus chromosome 1, idEpiBalt1.1, whole genome shotgun sequence.
taatcgatatctcgaaaacggttcatgatacacaaaaaatgtgaatgcaagaattgtagaactcgttaaaagctacaaaaaagctccttgtaaaattttcgcatctcgtcagatagccgagttattgtcaaaaaaccaattttatcctttttttcaaaatggcggaaaaagctcataggaaatcttggtcgaaaacttcaagttaagcttttttaagcatcctctacaacatatccaaaatttagctttctcggtcattttgcatttctaagccgttttttccgacataatgactggcctatctATGAATTTGAAACTGAACCTTCCGCAATGTAGATCATTGAATttacttaaaatgtttaaatataaaattgattgtTTTAGATTAGAAGTTTCTCAGCTTTTTTTTACTATAGAAACATcttcaatgttttcaaaaaaaaaatctctgttCTTCTGGacaagaaataatatttttgatatacTATTTATTTTCATACCCAACATGgcatcctttaattttttgtggaCATGAAATTTGAAAGTAGAGCTTTAACGTGAACAGGATTATACCcggaaaaattaaaagtcacTTTTCCCTTATTCTGAGTTGTGTCCGAAAAGTTATTCACGTTCGGAAAACTCCTCgtatttcaaactttttcctAGAACTTTTTGCTAGGTTCGTTAGATCGTTTCACACtaaatttttggtaaaattaaGAACATATGAAACTagtcgaacaaaaatatttcgggtaGAACTTTTCACTGGAAACTAATAATAGCCCAGGCTGATACTTTGTTCATTTCTTCAGAAAAAATTACCAAGTGgaataataacactgtgcaagtttttgaaacaaatttttgagacaggtgcgcgattaactgtttccccctatttcggacccgagaaatcgattggcgtcattagtttttcgatttgtctgtacgacttcgaacaaattttttttttgaaagttttttcaattattttgagaattttccactgtttttagtcattttccaaccaaaaacaatttttatattgctaattattctgctcaaacgttatttgctaccagtagaaagacattataaacaattttgaaattttagtgatttttttttaagttgaaaaaaaaaattaaaattttttacattgtttatcgtttttttcgctgttgttgttctcttttgcacaaatacattgcatgttttccattaaaaattaatttaactattagtttagtgttggttaaacttcgacagtctatcgatagcatcgataacaaaaaaatatcgagtatatcgatatttcacaaaactatcgatagtttcaatactttcaaattattttaccacaaggctaccgatattatcgatagttttttcttaaaactatcgataatggaaactatcgatatctactaaacactatgttaattcgttgtttacatccaatgtcaaacgaaaacttaacttgtagttcaaattgtgtttaatttttttcgttgcAATTGCCTTTGCGACAATTTTAGCTGTCGTACCAATATATTTAAACGCGTTTGAGAAATCTACACATGATTACAAGTCTTTTCTAATTCAGAAGGTTGATAAGCCGAAAGTGATGATTCTGGCTTTGATTGAAAGGAAGGTGGTATATATTCATCAGATGGACTTGGAATTGGACACTTTGGAATCGGTATGACATCTAAATGAGGTATTGGCATTTGAGCGCCAGAACACTTTTGTAAATAGTTTTGCAACGAGTTAATCTGGCGAATTTATTTACACATGCGTAGCAGTTATCTTCACTGTGATCTTTTGGATCTGACTATATCATTGGGACTCCAAAATCCAGACTTGACCATTTGATAAGCTTATTATAACAATTTGAACAAATAATGCTTGGTGCCCATTCGACGTCTCTTATaacatttaaattgaaatatttttcatacgtagcaaaaagttttaaaaccaCTCGtaccatttctcataaaaaaaatagctttgaaattaattaaacacaatttgaactacaagttaagttttcgtttgacattaaccaacactaaattagcagttaaattaatttttaatggaaaacatgcaatgtatttgtgcaaagagaacaaaaacagcgaaaaaaacgataaacaatgtaaaaaaaaaaaaatcactaaaatttcaaaattgtttataatgtctttctactggtagcaaattacgtttgagcagaattattagcaataaaaatattgtttttggttgaaaaatgactaaaaacaatGGGAAACTCTCAAAGTAAttgaaaaaacattcaaaaaaaattttgttcggagtcgtaccgataaatcgaaaaactaatgatgccagtggatttctcgggtccgaaatagggcgaaacagttattcgcgcgcctgttaagaatttcgacttgcacagtgtaagtGACCAAATGACCAAGTGAATATAAAATGACCAATTTTGGTCATAAATGACCATTGTGGCAACCGTGTCCCCGGTGGCTgccagttttatttaatttgcgcattcaagaaattaatgtgacttgtcaccttaaagcctggtacgctgctcgcactaaattttagctgagataaaattcccatacaagttatcgatagcttgtatgggatccattttatctcggctaaaaattttcgataaatttgtatgggagctgaaatttagcgcgagcagcgtaccaggcttaagggaGGAaagaaatccctctggaagaaagcttttccaataattttttttggaaaaccgaaattgaaatttggaaaagtatatgaatcgaaaaatatttccgacacttaaacaaaaatatcgcaagtaaaaaattaggaaagtaccaatgttgaattacattaatgaggtgtatttttctttagtcagcacatatgctatacaaaaaaaaaacagaattggcagaatttttttgtttaagtataatgctggcagaattttgaaaagcagaattttaaaaagcagaattttgaaaagcagaatagaaaaaaagcagaattttgaaaagcagaattttgaagccagaattttgacccgatcccaatcTTTTGATGTCGTtctatttatgaaatttaatgaaaaaaatttgataaaaaatttgttgagcTAGAatccgatttttttaaatggcaaaGTAATTGCAAAGAGTTTAAGGACCATTTCATTCACAAATAGGAAACAGTTATCTAAAAATTAcgtttatgttttattttttattaatttgtaatgcaaatttatattgcaaaaaaaataaaataatagaatATGCTTTAATGtatagttaaaagtttcaacaTTATTCCATTTCCAGTAACTTGAGTTTAACATGAAAAGATTTGTTGTCCTTGCCGTACTAGGCATTGCGTTGCTCTCATCAGAAGCTACTCCCGTATCTAAATCTAATTCAATTGAATTCCTCATATTACACAACAATGATATGCATGCTCGGTTTGAACAAACCAGTGTAAGTGGAGGAAAATGTTCGCAAGGAGACGAGAATACCAACAAATGTTATGGTGGTTTTGCAAGGACTGCACACGAGTATGTAAAAAGGCTTTACCATCGTTTGTATACATTatcgaaacttattttttattagaattcGTAAATTCCGGGACGAAGCGAAATCAACTGGACCTCCAATACTGTATTTGAATGCAGGAGACACATATACCGGGACTCCATGGTTTACCATATTTAAAGACAACATAACAGCAGcgtttttaaacaaactttCTCCTGATGCCATTGTTAGTTAAATTTTATAAGATCAAGCAacaataatattattttcttttatagtCCTTAGGAAATCATGAGTTCGATGAAGGCGTCGAAGGATTAGTTccctttttaaataaagtcaaaTTTCCTGTACTTGCTGCAAATTTAGATCTTTCTAAGGAACCGGAACTTTTATCGGCAAAAAGTCTTATGAAATCCATTATTCTAGAGGTATCAGGAATCAGAGTAGGTGTAATTGGATATGTTACACCTGAAACAAAACTTCTCACTTTAAAAAACAATGTAGAATTCAAAGACGAAATAAGATCCATTAAGTAAgtagaaaaatagaaatttaaggTGTTAGTTAATCTTAAAATTTCAAGTCAATTATATCTAACcagttttttctaataaaatcgAGGGGATGacgaatttatttaatattaatataagtTATGctgtttcaataaataaattttgtcttaaaagaaaaagaaaaaaacagttaTTCAAAAACGTTAAATTTACtcacaataggtgtgttttttattaccaccggtcttaactggacaaaaaaaacgcagtcggggctaagcaatttacatgttaaatgcaacaacactttagccccttgggcttagttgtttagcccggaaaATTCTCTGGGCtttactttttcaacagatttaaatctgtgctaccaaattaacttgttcgtaaattgtttagaatttgttcaaaaacatcaaaattgatgtttggaatgacaattattattttaaatatttatttaatagttagttaaactttttttcttcaaaaacacacaagaaagcccaaaagcgaaaaatatgacatctttatatatttttgtgtcagctgatttcggaacatttagtatgcagtgctgccaatttttctcgctaagccccgaggcgttttttttaaccagttaagaccggtggtaataaaaaacacacctaataccGCCTGAATTATATTTTGGTAGATTCCAGTTTCTAACGGATCTATTTGATTTGTGTCTTTGTTATGAAATTATGTATTTAACCATTTAAAGCACACATATTCAGTCAGTAATCTGCTCGTTCAAGTCGTCTCactttttgtcaattttaagcattttaaaCTACTCTTCCAGAAACTCGAGGAGACATCAGACATGTAACTTAAACGTGGACAAGTTTGTTTAATGGATAATTTGACAGATAACAAATCCTTAcataaaaaagcaaacaaaattaacaatttccaaagaaattatttaatagCTCTTCACAGAATATCCACTTAGATCATGAGCCTACTAGAATCTCCGACGTAGAAGGTCAATCAGCTTATAAGCTTCACTTATTCCCCACACTCTGAAAAATATGGCGTTTATATCCATCATCCGAATCAGTTCGAGGCTAACCGCTTTGAATAACGTCAACAAAAGAAGTCTTGTAATGTTGTGATACAAACTGCCAAATTTCAGTACTACAAAGAAGTAAGCCAGAAGATGATGATTAAAATTACTTGATCAGATTTACATATAACAAATTAATTGAATAGCACATATTATGGGTACAAAACTTTCAGATGGTGTTCATTGCAAAGGAGTTTAAAATGCGTTAAAGAAATACTGCCTTAATTCCATGCATCTGGGCATTTACCTTATGCTTAGTCTGCCCACTTGTACTTACAACACAAGACATGCTTCAATTGAACGAGGTAATGGATCCAAGTGTTTATAAGAGGTTtacagaaagttttttttactgttcGACGTTCTGATGAACTTTGTTGTCGAATTTCAACCGATATGATTATTGATCAACCGATTATAAAATCTATGAAAACAGATGGAGGCATTTCTCGAGAAAGAAGTACGAAAGAAAGTGTGATAAGTAAATGGGTTACGGCGCACACTGGGGCCTACTATATGGGCGGGATGCCCATAAGTCCatttcttatgtcgttttctattgacgaatctcagaatgatatttgtaaatttgacagctgaaagggggggtgaagaggggaaatagtggacaaatctcagatttcatgatctatttgcgtcttgagattcaaaaaaatgacaaaaaaatgaatctgagattcaagaatctgattctggatttttatcaagattcacgcatacaaacacacccactttcacacacactcctctgtttgacatttgtctgaacatttgttgttgttttattttttttatacgcacagatttcgcacacaattacaaaactagatttcatattctatttgcagtggaaaatctaagaattttacacaaaaatctcaaaagtcaatagaaaacgacattaaattataacttttacgtttttttttttgttttatttcatgagtATATATGCTTTCCTATCTATTTCTAAGCTTTATATCATGAATTAAGCACAACAGCTGAAAAAGTGAAGCATCAAAGTGCAAAGTTTGATACCATTGATTTCATCCAGTTTTAGTGGTTAATcatggatataatttttttcttcgtattaagtgaaaataaaaataactaaaaactaTCAGCTATGGtcttttttcgagaaattatcGATTTTCATGGAAATGCGCAGGAGGCTTTAACTTTTGAGTTCAGTTTTATGTTAAGAGTACCCCTATGCATTATTAACAGGCAATAGTTTTAAAAGAACCTTGTGCATTTCCATGAAAATCgataatttctcgaaaaaagaCCTCCGACTTTAGCCTCAGATATCTctgatattttaaaaagtataattctaaaaaacacTTCAGTGAACTCTACTTACCTTGGCCCATAGCTGAtagtttttagttatttttattttcacttaatacgaagaaaaaaattatatccatgATTAACCACTAAAACTGGATGAAATCAATGGTATCAAACTTTGCACTTTGATGCTCCACTTTTTCAGCTGTTGTGCTTAATTCATGATATAAAGCTTAGAAATAGATAGAGAAGCACATATactcatgaaataaaacaaaaaaaaaacgtaaaagttataatttaagaaatggACTCATGGGCATCCCGCCCATATAGTAGGCCCCAGTGTGCGGCGTTACGGGATACATGCAATGAATGGGTGGGAAGTTCAAATGGACAAAAGAGATCACAATGCAGATGCAAGTGATTCGCGGCGTAAAAAAGTTGctaaagatattaaaaaacttcTTGATTGGTTTTCATCACATGAACCTTTtcctaaaattaatgaaatcgTATCTATTGCTTCTGAAGTTGTTGGTGAGGATAAAATTAATCGCCATAAGGCTCATGAGGTTGGGATTGCTTCCACGTCTAGGGTCTAGAATGACAGGTGAAACATTTACTCCGTATACCTAATAATAGACCCAGTATAAAAGACCCAGTATTATTATTTACTAACATGAGTATAACCAAAAACCAAAGCATTTGAGGATgagattgaaaaattttttgagtaGGTAAGGGGCTAACCTTATCATTTTCATGCAGCTGGAATGCGTAGAACAACAAAGTCAGCAATTTACGATTGCTTTCAATCAGTCAATACTCAGGTTGATCGCACAACCGCTACTTACATTATTGAAGGAGGATAATTACTACATCACGTTGTGTGGGATCGAGAACAAACCCTTAGCGTTATTAGGtatgtttgggtactgcctaaaacagaaatatttctatttttttcaaaattttcaaccaaattcctgtttgggtactctggaATTGTGTAGTTTTGTACactatttttgacaaaagtagatatgtttctgttttaggcagtacccaaacagacctatttttaatactcttttattgtttttatttttataataatatgcaactaacagttttaataaaaccaaTTACAAGATGCACTAGAATTCAATAAATTATGCACagattatttagaaaaaaaaaaaaaattaaattataattgcaaatagaatttaaataataaaatgaggataaaatgtatctaaacaaaaaaccaatagacaatacaaaatgaatttgtatcaaatatacagggtgtcccaaatgtaatggatcaaacgaaatatgctgattggggaacttaagggctctcagaatttggtaacttgttcatcccaaatcctaacggttttcgattaaatgcaattcttgtgaaattacgaaaatctttattttgtaacattattttgcttcctgtggccattattgatttttgtttttttttttaattcttttacaaaatcaTTGCGAAacaattaggaacaattaattaatcaattattccaattattattaattattccattcgccatttcgctgcaaattaactaacagtttcaagttttataaaaaatcaatttctaatttttatttgaaagcaacaccacaaaaaaagtttgtacggtgtgagaatggtttataattttaaaaagttgccctgttgtTGTAGTTTTCTCCAATtgttaattgtttatttttttttgaacaaaagcctctattttcgttttttttttttttttttgctctgaaaaaccctgttttgttgaattcaaattgtagtattttgcgatctaactgcaactttggaaacttttatatttttttgaaaatttcaattccCGACGAACTTTAGGACTTATATAGTAGATTTTATATTTCGATTTCATTATGTAAATGTGGATTTATTGGTGGGTCCTGGATGAAAACAAATTGGACCATATTCATAGTCATATTTTAAAAGCCTTTCTAACTTAGACTGGagtcaaaagttataaatcaGGTTAGAAGCAgcttttttccatagaaaaattaattaaaagtggGTCTAACTTGTCTATGAATAAGATAAACCTTAGTTTATCTTAGAAGCAAGAAAGTAACAGCTTATGAAAGaactatgaatatggcccattGAAAACTGATGGATTCGAGCCGCTTTATtactaacaaaaaacaaacgtaTGGTTATTGTTTCACTAACAGTGATCAGCCAATTTTTTGCTACGAAGAATctatgagaaaaattaagatacaTAGTTAATAGttatatttcacaaattttttgtgCGACAAGTCGTTCTTGAGATATTGAGATTTATTCTCAGAAGAAATCCCTCTTCAATGCTACATCCAAACTAagctgacgtcacaactttCTCAGATTTTTTTCCTATTGACTGAACTACTTTACGAAGAATGATTTGAAAGCATATTTGCTGCAGTTAAGAAAATTGCTAATAAAATGGAATTGCATTTGGTAGTACATACATTATCGCAAAACAAAGGAACCGAGGCAACTCGCTGGCTGAGAATcatagggttgtatgtcaactcccctttgttttgagaaaatcgatttcaaagttttttaaggctggtttttggataaaatagttacatagcagtaaagtattgatgcaatcttataaaggaccctaaaaaagtcataaaaccatgaaaaaacattaatttcaccacaaaaaatgattttaatagcatttttaaaaaatgacatagaagcattttctttggaaaaaatattgcatttcattgattaatttgcCTAAACGATTCTATACAGTAAAAAGACAGCCAATTGCGTTTTAATAATTTGCAatttgctttataaaaaaatgcaaaggagaatgggcatcattattcaacacaatttcatattttataattaattcgataaacattaacacttttttaatgcaaaaaacacgtaaacgcgattctatttaaaaatcgccacaatttgatttgttttcttcttttgtttatttgtttgacatacgtcaacttttcgtttgacagaactcatatttctgccggaagaaattctttgggctaaatttgtcagggtggggaaattttttactctctcgtgagtgctctcttctacacaatttttgaagttgggaacagactctgaccaaaaataaccaaatattactaaattcggCAGTTTACAACTGAGTGTGGAactagggttgccaacttttttaaagaaagaatagagtatatttgattttagagacgaaaaaaaaaagactacatttgaaaaaagaagagtaccatttatttcaagtcttgaaaatgtatttttttgttcttcttgccGTTCGTAGcattttttggttgtttttaaCATTACGTGTTTTGTATGActccaaaatttcaaattccaaactcatatttctttatttaatatcaaGCAGGCCTTacctacagtaccttgccatattattaggcccaagcgaaaaaaatacaatttgttgCTTCATACCtattgctgaatttttaaagtttttgtcgaaatatctaaatttttttttgtctcatttacttacacttatcatgtagatacggattgacttaaaaaagttaaagaattcaaaaatgttgataaaaaataacgtgcaAAAGGGAATAAGCTCCAAAAGAGGTTTTCTATGGAATTTATGTCCGGAACATttccagaccggtccaatatttaaattttggtatcgaggaataacgtgacattcttaactttatgagAAAAGTCTTATCTTGCATTAATAGTGAAGCTTTGATCGTCTGGTTATTACGTAAGGTTCTTAGATTTTTGgcagttttttctttcttagaaGACCAGACAAGCAGAGCTTCACAGGatgttatttcaactttttttatgtcaatccgtatctacatgataagtgtaaATAAATGAGACAAACAAATTTAAgacatttcgacaaaaactttgaaaactgagcaacatgaaaatttatagtttttctccttgggcctaataatatggcaaggtactgtagatccaaaacgttcaaaaaatgtattgtctctaagcaggtttcatatcagctctgtaataggtgtcttaacaggacactgcCTCAAAGgcagacacgccataagacttggcgtagtctctaacgacttctgtagaagttgccttgatgaggaagaagaagaaacaatccaacatcttctctgctcatgccctgccctttccagtagacgtaaaaaatactttaaaaaatatttaaaattattgtgatttgtactctctaaattacaattgttgaaatttagaaattataaggtcgaatTTTTAAGcctcatttttttaaacttaataataCAAATGTATGTGGTAGTAAAGGGTACACacagttttaagtaaaaaaagagtattttgacgtactctatcagagGTATAGATTATAGAGTATACATACTTGAAATAGAGcacaatactcttttttagagtacggttggcaaTCCTATGTGGAACGGAcctaatgatttctatggtgacgactccaaaataattgaaaaataaaaataaaatatttacaacccaattatacaaatgaaaagatgtgaatagaattttaaattatgaattgctatcattaaaaagtgaaacatttttttggttttcaaaccaactattttaacatattttagaaaaatgtgCTCAAACTTTAAGCAAACGCGATGCTATGAATTATGAAGTTTTTTGCAATGAtgcttatttttctcaaaaatgaacttttaaaTAAGAACAACCCAGATTAGAGCATGAAAAGTTGGGATTATGGGTGGATTATGCATACAGAACAGTacataaatgcttttacttgaaaaattgtatgaattatgaactttttttatatacatttcgtgcataaactagtgttgacttattaatttagaccgagagcccgcagcagattttgggagtttatggataaccgaaaatgggtcatatatattgtaacgatgaaaattactgaactactttaagataaaagtctgaacacactacctactactgcaaaggtagaaatgtgaacggacctttagtaattaagaaaatatcccactgaacacatctcaaaatatcccactagactggaagtatgaagtgcccttcctggaaaataagtttcgagagacagggacgagagccttcgaggacgttctcgagtctcgagattccggtataaaagggcagcgtagacaccgaccggatacagtttaatcttgaaagtgaaagagtacagtaaaaagtgaaataaagtgttccGAATTGTtcgtagtaaataaagtgatttaaaagtgtgtttgtttgagcgaataataaaagtaaattgagttgaaataaagtgtgttcttatttgaacggaaatataagtgaaaattaaataagttttattgtgaattcgaaagtctggcaggtttatttcacggcattctattgttcataaaaaaaaaaacgaaataaaaagaaaggtaggcctaaaaactcctggtacaagcaaatgcaaaaacaccagcattcagttggccttagaaatggaacaatacaaaaccgggaggcttgccgccgatttctgaggtcaacccggcgaaccccacaagcggatcactagtgtgaagcagtaacgtgggatagttatgatcccctcgacatcgagatcataacagcgccgagaaaaaggaagaagaagaagaagattctaTTGTTCATAGGgaattgaaaaatgcattttttccgatttttgtgtcgagtatataaccactttaattcatatagaaCCGATAGAAGGCGAAACCGTGATttcaaaaagttcggtcccagacgttttattcgcggcattaacgttcccagacgtccttgaagagtcctgaaacagcgattttcatacaaaaatcccTCCctataaaccatagaatgccgggAGACTTGtctccgctttctgaggctaacccagtgaatttcacagacggatcaattaataataataaaaaaaatattgatatcaaaaactgttcttcattattttatcgtaattttagttcagctgcctcataaatgcttccttccagtaagcgaaggagttttttttatttttgctcaattttccatgggacttttgatttgaaacgacctataagataaaataacgaagaacagttcttaatatccctattttaattaattgatccgtaAGTGAGATTCACTAGGTTAGCCCTtagaaagcggaggcaagtctcccgggcttgcatcactctatatccgcgggcaatacaaaaaacatacaattatttaattacacggtgtaacactcaaaatatacgcgggcggagacctatcacgttttgaaGAGCTAgacgcactgattacgaaacggtatttaaaaagtccctaacacccccaaaatctggagttagggacaaaaaaacgggttttttgatcttcacccattgaaacaattctagcttcgtcaaatttgtacccattttcgattttttacagtttctgatagaagataaatatacctttttaacaatgtataaaacatgtaactcggttaaaccacttagaatttataagatgtcaaagttcaaaaattcaattttttttgtcatttgcccaacttcggcatcaatttaaagtatatgttttcgaaacaacatgctatttaaaaaatatattctaagactatatctatttcccaattgatcgaggtattttttatgaaaatcacttacTTGTCTaataaactcctgctcaaaattaacgcacacttttttttctttagttatacccctgcatcttgtttgaaatggctttaaaattatttgttgtatttttttgtgtttgcttattgtttagcaagtcagaaaaatgctaaattgcaacagtattattaaccaaaaaaaagataaaccaaatttagcaattcaaggtctgaaaactgataataaaataatttttgttttttaagaagaaaaatttttaaaaatggaaacgcgtgacagttctttccaataatttttttcaatacttggcattgtctcctctagcgcatatggttatttggagtcgtct
Proteins encoded in this region:
- the LOC129907424 gene encoding protein 5NUC-like; this translates as MKRFVVLAVLGIALLSSEATPVSKSNSIEFLILHNNDMHARFEQTSVSGGKCSQGDENTNKCYGGFARTAHEIRKFRDEAKSTGPPILYLNAGDTYTGTPWFTIFKDNITAAFLNKLSPDAISLGNHEFDEGVEGLVPFLNKVKFPVLAANLDLSKEPELLSAKSLMKSIILEVSGIRVGVIGYVTPETKLLTLKNNVEFKDEIRSIK